A window of Cryptomeria japonica chromosome 3, Sugi_1.0, whole genome shotgun sequence contains these coding sequences:
- the LOC131045087 gene encoding uncharacterized protein LOC131045087 isoform X2: MGNQPQPQPPPVQDTLRKVDQAMARLQEIQCTIAGGSKLCGGIALSPRSTRGYLRTSLRCKEESLRMKELAMIVDEETNPDKGQQIVRSSSLRRSSSNGEWRRWSTPAFLIQQAVGEIMEASNLTKEVAHLVSNSIEDKPTESPKSAQNSLNEKPMVDEQNESSCHSDVKHFIIETESQHTDFGEKAGLQTFGSKLPENPVHSFKVIYKDTSSLKHHRKIEKEEYAARVRPESPNPNTRFQRQMSFRGSDQVKKQGGAKILPSSLPVSHCSSPVRLIKEKTTPAKPLLKVEQIKPVRNSWISRSSSTKAIMFPNPTFVPSPLKNNPEVKSTNASMKRKSLPSVKDLKSLRITDYPCNKEEHSGVCMVADSPTVRKSSSFTWMSRSSSTKAIMFPNPAFVSTPLKNNREVKSTNASMKRNSLPSGKDLKSLRITDYPCNKEKHSGVCMVADSPTVRKSSSFSWMSRSSSTKAIMHNPEVKNTNAFMKRNSLPSVKELRSLRISDYPSNTEEHSEFCTVVDSPAVRKSSFFSAAYQPSSSKSIKQSPMSSLLNRTLKKFHVTKISTPSSPQSPSKLDAKTKLEAIPGLQKSESLRFGSSSKMQDFLVRRHSMSSCDPPAESKVSRLSKQHIKALVQLPKKISSVILHPQSVPRVGDVARENGVTTEAEEGPRMRKIDSILSERRKSEILASSAEDVRKQGVNRMEDHYMQSSVPIMENISVNEKQRGRHVQKCNNPLNSTKERHLRPISINSARNSFSRHENNTGSLKEKLYTTESKDKLQTQKIKLQRKENRDNVKDGEEKDKAMKKSTGFLRNSWSFTPDNTRSSHKEKLHTVTGGLPFLKNVK, from the exons GTCAACAAATTGTTAGATCGTCCAGTCTCAGACGTTCGAGCTCTAATG GAGAATGGAGACGATGGTCAACGCCGGCATTCCTCATCCAGCAGGCAGTTGGTGAAATTATGGAAGCTAGCAATTTGACCAAAGAAGTAGCTCACCTTGTTTCAAATTCAATTGAAGATAAGCCTACAGAATCTCCTAAATCTGCACAGAACAGTTTGAATGAAAAACCAATGGTTGACGAGCAGAATGAATCTAGTTGTCATTCCGATGTCAAACATTTCATCATTGAAACTGAAAGTCAACATACTGACTTTGGAGAAAAGGCTGGATTGCAGACATTTGGGTCCAAACTTCCAGAAAATCCAGTACACAGTTTTAAAGTAATATATAAGGACACTTCATCCTTAAAACACCATAGAAAGATTGAAAAGGAAGAATATGCTGCAAGGGTAAGACCTGAATCACCTAATCCAAACACAAGATTTCAAAGACAAATGAGCTTTCGGGGTTCTGATCAAGTTAAAAAGCAAGGAGGAGCAAAAATCTTGCCCTCGTCTCTACCTGTTTCGCATTGCTCATCTCCAGTTaggttgatcaaggagaaaacaaCTCCTGCAAAGCCGCTTTTAAAAGTGGAGCAGATTAAACCTGTACGTAATTCATGGATATCTCGTTCAAGTTCTACTAAGGCAATAATGTTTCCTAATCCAACTTTTGTTCCTTCCCCCTTGAAGAATAATCCAGAGGTCAAAAGCACAAATGCCTCCATGAAAAGGAAATCACTACCTTCTGTCAAGGATCTGAAATCTTTAAGAATTACAGATTACCCTTGCAATAAAGAAGAGCATTCTGGGGTTTGCATGGTTGCCGACTCTCCAACAGTGAGAAAATCTTCATCATTTACATGGATGTCTCGTTCAAGTTCTACTAAGGCAATTATGTTTCCTAATCCAGCTTTTGTTTCTACCCCCTTGAAGAATAATCGAGAGGTCAAAAGCACAAATGCCTCCATGAAAAGGAACTCACTACCTTCTGGCAAGGATCTGAAATCTTTAAGAATTACCGATtacccttgcaataaagaaaagcaTTCTGGGGTTTGCATGGTTGCCGACTCTCCAACAGTGAGAAAATCTTCATCATTTTCATGGATGTCTCGTTCAAGTTCTACTAAGGCAATAATGCACAATCCAGAGGTAAAAAACACAAATGCCTTCATGAAAAGGAACTCACTACCTTCTGTCAAGGAGCTGAGATCTTTAAGAATTTCCGATTACCCTAGCAATACAGAAGAGCATTCTGAGTTTTGCACGGTTGTGGACTCTCCAGCAGTGagaaaatcttcatttttttctgCGGCTTACCAACCCAGCTCCTCAAAGTCAATAAAGCAATCACCGATGTCTTCACTGCTGAACAGAACACTCAAGAAATTTCATGTTACCAAAATTTCCACGCCTAGTAGCCCCCAGAGCCCTTCGAAACTTGATGCAAAAACAAAACTTGAAGCAATCCCTGGCCTCCAGAAAAGTGAGAGTCTCAGGTTTGGTTCATCTTCCAAAATGCAAGATTTCTTGGTCAGAAGGCATTCAATGTCTAGTTGTGATCCACCTGCAGAAAGCAAGGTTTCTCGGCTGTCAAAGCAGCATATTAAAGCATTAGTCCAGCTTCCCAAGAAGATTAGCTCTGTCATATTGCATCCCCAGTCTGTTCCTCGGGTTGGGGATGTTGCTAGGGAAAATGGTGTGACGACAGAAGCAGAGGAGGGTCCCAGAATGAGGAAGATCGATTCCATCCTTTCCGAGAGAAGAAAATCAGAAATTTTAGCTTCATCGGCAGAAGATGTCAGAAAACAAGGTGTTAACCGGATGGAGGATCATTATATGCAATCGAGTGTACCCATTATGGAAAACATTTCAGTAAATGAAAAACAACGTGGACGCCATGTTCAGAAGTGTAATAACCCTCTCAACTCTACAAAAGAAAGACATCTCAGGCCTATTTCCATCAATTCTGCACGCAACAGCTTCAGCAGGCACGAAAACAACACAGGTTCATTAAAAGAAAAGCTCTATACAACCGAATCAAAAGATAAACTCCAGACGCAGAAAATTAAATTGCAGAGAAAGGAGAACAGAGACAATGTCAAAGATGGAGAGGAAAAAGACAAGGCAATGAAGAAATCAACTGGATTTCTAAGAAACAGCTGGTCATTTACACCTGACAATACCAGATCATCCCATAAAGAGAAGCTTCACACTGTCACAG GGGGGTTGCCTTTTCTTAAGAATGTCAAGTAA